A region from the Tachyglossus aculeatus isolate mTacAcu1 chromosome 5, mTacAcu1.pri, whole genome shotgun sequence genome encodes:
- the PBDC1 gene encoding protein PBDC1 produces the protein MAAEQGSGIQALGPGGLMSAAQALALPAEAYGNDPNIEMVWAMKAVQHAEVYYNLISSVDCQFLKLTKVDDRIYSEFRECFKELRVDVLDPEELKSEPAKERWRPFCLKFDGVVEDFNYGTLLRLDCARDYSEENTIFATRIQFFAIEIARNREGYNRAVFSGTQKETAEKSAGSPA, from the exons ATGGCGGCCGAGCAGGGCAGCGGCATACAGGCGCTG GGCCCCGGAGGGCTGATGTCGGcggcccaggccctggccctgccGGCCGAAGCCTACGGCAACGAC CCCAACATCGAGATGGTTTGGGCTATGAAGGCAGTGCAGCATGCTGAAGTCTACTACAAT CTCATTTCTTCAGTTGACTGTCAGTTCCTGAAACTCACCAAAGTGGACGATCGGATCTATTCCGAGTTCCGGGAGTGCTTCAAGGAACTCAGGGTGGATGTGCTGGATCCAGAGGAGCTCAAGTCGGAGCCAGCAAAAGAG AGGTGGAGGCCGTTTTGTCTAAAGTTCGACGGGGTCGTGGAAGACTTCAACTACGGCACCTTACTGCGGCTGGACTGCGCGCGGGACTACAGTGAAGAGAACACCATCTTCG CCACCAGGATTCAATTTTTTGCCATCGAGATTGCCCGGAACCGGGAAGGTTACAACCGAGCCGTTTTCTCCGGCACCCAGAAGGAGACCGCCGAGAAGAGCGCCGGGTCTCCTGCATGA